In Carya illinoinensis cultivar Pawnee chromosome 7, C.illinoinensisPawnee_v1, whole genome shotgun sequence, the following are encoded in one genomic region:
- the LOC122317265 gene encoding PRA1 family protein E-like: MSLKSPAGYGSSSTTTTQTQPSSPTSLTFIARATRTTQTLIAPRRPWAELFTPFSSFSLPYSYPDALSRIRRNFYHFRVNYALTVLFILFLSLLWHPVSMIVFLIVFVAWFFLYFNRDTPIVLFGQSLDDRVVLGALGFVTVIALVLTNVGLNVLVALIVGVVVVGLHAAFRSTDDLFLDEESAVEGGLVSVVGTQPVRATYTRI; encoded by the coding sequence ATGTCTCTGAAATCACCAGCAGGTTACGGCAGCAGCAGCACCACAACCACACAAACACAACCCTCCTCCCCGACGTCCCTGACCTTCATCGCGCGAGCCACTCGCACAACCCAAACCCTTATAGCCCCACGGCGTCCCTGGGCTGAACTCTTCACCCCTTTCTCCTCCTTCTCCCTCCCTTACTCCTATCCGGACGCTCTGTCCCGTATTAGACGGAACTTCTACCACTTCCGGGTCAACTACGCTTTGACCGTCCTCTTCATCCTTTTCCTCAGTCTTCTATGGCATCCTGTCTCCATGATCGTCTTCCTCATCGTCTTTGTCGCTTGGTTCTTTCTCTACTTCAATAGGGACACCCCAATCGTCCTCTTCGGTCAATCCTTGGACGACAGAGTCGTGCTCGGCGCTCTGGGATTTGTTACCGTGATAGCTTTGGTGTTGACCAATGTGGGTTTGAATGTTTTGGTGGCTTTGATAGTTGGGGTCGTGGTTGTCGGGTTGCACGCGGCGTTTCGGAGCACGGATGACTTGTTTCTTGACGAGGAGAGCGCCGTGGAAGGTGGGTTGGTCTCGGTCGTGGGGACTCAGCCAGTAAGGGCAACGTATACCCGGATTTGA